One Myxococcota bacterium genomic window carries:
- the aroE gene encoding shikimate dehydrogenase, translating into MTRARCGIILHPAGHTLSPVLHRTAYAALGLDAEFAVYDVPASGFAERLRELRRAGLTQLCVSLPHKEAALRAAERASDSARAMGAANTLTELDGALVADNTDWIGVTRALEPHGPWPGRRATVLGAGGAARAVVFALRRLGVEVTLVNRTAERAERVAAELGARVGTLAEPWDLLVNATSVGMSPQAGDTPAPAESLRPGALVFDTVYRPLETRLLREARARGCRVQDGLEMLVHQAVEQIRIWSGRRADAGALRRAALEALHSGPHD; encoded by the coding sequence GTGACGCGCGCGCGCTGCGGGATCATCCTGCACCCGGCGGGTCACACGCTCTCGCCCGTGCTGCACCGGACCGCCTACGCGGCGCTCGGGCTGGACGCGGAGTTCGCCGTCTACGACGTGCCGGCGAGCGGCTTCGCCGAGCGCCTGCGCGAGCTGCGCCGCGCCGGGCTCACGCAGCTCTGCGTCTCGCTGCCCCACAAAGAGGCGGCGCTGCGCGCCGCCGAGCGCGCGTCGGACTCCGCGCGCGCGATGGGCGCGGCGAACACGCTGACCGAGCTGGACGGCGCGCTCGTGGCCGACAACACCGACTGGATCGGAGTGACTCGCGCGCTCGAGCCGCACGGCCCCTGGCCGGGCCGGCGCGCCACGGTGCTGGGCGCCGGCGGCGCGGCGCGCGCGGTGGTGTTCGCGCTCCGCCGGCTCGGGGTCGAGGTGACGCTCGTGAACCGCACGGCCGAGCGCGCAGAGCGCGTGGCGGCCGAGCTGGGCGCGCGCGTCGGCACGCTGGCCGAGCCGTGGGACCTGCTGGTGAACGCCACGTCGGTCGGCATGTCACCGCAGGCCGGCGACACGCCGGCGCCCGCCGAGTCACTGCGCCCGGGCGCGCTGGTGTTCGACACCGTGTACCGCCCGCTCGAGACGCGGCTCTTGCGCGAGGCGCGCGCGCGCGGCTGCCGCGTGCAGGACGGGCTCGAGATGCTCGTGCACCAGGCCGTGGAGCAGATCCGCATCTGGAGCGGCCGGCGCGCCGACGCCGGCGCGCTGCGCCGCGCGGCGCTGGAGGCACTACACTCGGGGCCCCATGACTGA